From a region of the Mucilaginibacter auburnensis genome:
- a CDS encoding YifB family Mg chelatase-like AAA ATPase, which yields MLVKTFGSAVYGIEAITITVEVNIAAGTKYFIVGLPDIAVKESYFRIESALKNTGFRMPRQQVVVNMAPADIKKEGSSYDLTIATAVLAASGQVEAGELDKYLIMGELSLDGGLQPIKGALPIAIQARKDGFKGFILPKQNAREAAIVNDLEVYGVENIREVAGFFNGDITLKPEIVNTREEFYNSLCNYDSDFSEVKGQENIKRALEIAAAGGHNVILIGPPGAGKTMLARRLPSILPPLSLYEALETTKIHSVAGKLAATDALVTARPFRSPHHTISDVALVGGGGNPQPGEISLAHNGVLFLDELPEFKRSALEVMRQPLEERRVTISRAKFTVDYPSSFMLVASMNPCPCGYYNHPEKECICPPGMVQKYLSKISGPLLDRIDLHVEVTPVNFNELASERLAEKSELIRERVIKARDVQQTRFGNKPDLHANAQMSSKMVRDVCKINEAGQNLLKRAMEKLGLSARAYDRILKVARTIADLAGSEDIKLEHLAEAIHFRSLDREGWAG from the coding sequence GTGTTAGTTAAAACCTTTGGCAGTGCCGTTTATGGCATAGAAGCCATTACCATAACAGTTGAAGTAAACATTGCTGCAGGCACCAAGTATTTTATTGTGGGGCTGCCCGATATTGCTGTTAAAGAAAGCTATTTCCGAATAGAGTCTGCACTAAAAAATACCGGCTTCAGGATGCCAAGACAGCAGGTGGTTGTGAATATGGCTCCTGCCGACATAAAAAAAGAGGGCTCATCCTATGACCTTACTATTGCTACGGCTGTGCTGGCCGCATCGGGCCAGGTGGAGGCCGGAGAGCTTGATAAGTACCTCATTATGGGCGAGCTGTCGCTCGATGGCGGACTGCAACCCATAAAGGGTGCTTTGCCTATTGCCATACAAGCACGCAAAGATGGTTTTAAAGGATTTATTCTGCCTAAACAGAACGCGCGGGAGGCCGCTATTGTAAATGATCTGGAAGTTTACGGTGTGGAAAACATCCGCGAGGTTGCGGGCTTTTTCAATGGCGATATCACCCTAAAACCCGAAATAGTTAACACCCGCGAGGAGTTTTATAACAGCCTGTGCAACTACGACAGCGACTTTAGCGAAGTAAAAGGCCAGGAGAATATTAAGCGTGCGTTGGAGATAGCCGCCGCCGGGGGGCATAATGTAATATTGATCGGTCCGCCGGGGGCGGGTAAAACCATGCTGGCCCGCAGGCTGCCATCTATACTACCGCCGCTAAGCTTATATGAAGCATTGGAGACGACCAAGATCCATTCGGTAGCCGGCAAGTTGGCTGCTACCGATGCCTTGGTAACGGCAAGGCCCTTCCGTTCACCGCACCATACTATTAGCGATGTTGCCCTTGTAGGCGGAGGCGGAAACCCGCAACCCGGCGAAATATCACTGGCGCATAACGGCGTTTTGTTTCTGGATGAATTGCCGGAGTTTAAGCGGAGTGCGTTAGAGGTGATGCGCCAGCCACTGGAGGAGCGTAGGGTAACCATATCGCGCGCCAAGTTTACGGTTGATTATCCCAGCAGCTTTATGTTGGTGGCCAGCATGAACCCTTGCCCGTGTGGCTATTATAATCACCCGGAGAAGGAGTGTATTTGTCCGCCGGGTATGGTGCAAAAGTATTTAAGCAAGATATCAGGGCCGTTGTTGGACCGTATTGACCTGCACGTAGAGGTTACACCCGTTAACTTTAACGAACTGGCATCCGAGCGTTTAGCAGAGAAGAGCGAACTTATCCGGGAGCGGGTAATTAAAGCCCGGGATGTGCAACAAACGCGCTTTGGTAACAAACCCGACCTGCATGCCAACGCGCAAATGAGCTCCAAAATGGTGCGTGATGTTTGTAAGATAAACGAAGCCGGGCAAAACCTGCTTAAACGCGCCATGGAAAAGTTGGGTCTGAGTGCCCGGGCATACGACCGTATTTTAAAAGTGGCCCGCACCATTGCCGACCTGGCTGGCAGTGAAGACATAAAACTGGAACATTTAGCTGAAGCCATCCACTTCAGGAGTTTGGATAGAGAGGGTTGGGCAGGGTAA
- a CDS encoding M1 family metallopeptidase — MLKLPALFISSIFACFVAQAQPPGAIIDVQHYKFNIDLNDSTNNIVCKADVTLKFIKNTRSFNLDLVQKNNSGKGMLISAITEGDKAVEFSQSADKLTINTTGAVGTDHTYTISYQGVPADGLIISKNKYGKRTFFGDNWPNRAHNWLVSVDDPADKAAVDFVVTAPAHYDVVANGLKLSETDLPAGRKQTHWEEKQVLPTKIMVIGVADFAIKNVGNVSGIPVYSYVFPQDSVKGFKSYNYAREILPFFIKKVGPYAYEKLANVQSKTIFGGMENAGAIFYHEESPTDRGIEALMAHEIAHQWFGDAASEKNFFNLWLSEGFATYMTHYYLENKYGIDTLKKRLVADRAKVLAFEKDRLKPVVDTSERRDFMVMLNANSYEKGSWVLHMLRRKLGEEAFWKGIREYYAEYKGGNANTMDFMKVMEKASGKDLDVFIKQWLYTAGHPDVVIKWQYLSNIHTIKLTVTQQQQQVYHFPLDISINGQMHRVDVNSREITANFSSAKQPTKIVPDPNINLLATFAVSKQ; from the coding sequence ATGCTAAAATTACCAGCTCTTTTTATATCGTCAATTTTTGCGTGTTTTGTTGCCCAAGCCCAGCCCCCCGGCGCTATCATTGACGTGCAGCATTATAAGTTTAATATTGATTTGAATGACAGCACCAACAATATAGTTTGCAAAGCCGATGTTACGCTGAAATTCATTAAAAATACCCGCTCGTTCAACCTGGATCTGGTACAGAAAAATAATAGTGGTAAAGGTATGCTGATAAGCGCCATAACAGAAGGCGATAAGGCAGTTGAGTTTTCGCAAAGCGCGGATAAACTAACCATTAATACCACCGGAGCGGTTGGCACAGATCACACCTATACTATTTCCTATCAGGGCGTCCCGGCTGACGGCTTGATCATCTCCAAAAACAAATACGGTAAGCGTACCTTTTTTGGCGACAACTGGCCCAACCGCGCCCATAACTGGCTGGTTAGCGTTGATGACCCTGCCGATAAAGCCGCGGTTGATTTTGTAGTTACAGCACCCGCTCATTATGACGTGGTGGCTAACGGTTTGAAATTGAGCGAAACCGACCTTCCGGCAGGCAGGAAACAAACGCACTGGGAGGAAAAACAGGTATTGCCTACCAAAATCATGGTAATTGGCGTTGCTGATTTCGCCATTAAAAATGTAGGCAATGTAAGCGGCATACCGGTTTACAGCTACGTTTTCCCACAAGATTCGGTTAAAGGTTTCAAGAGTTATAATTACGCCAGGGAGATATTGCCGTTCTTCATCAAAAAGGTTGGTCCGTATGCTTATGAGAAACTGGCCAATGTGCAGTCAAAAACAATTTTTGGGGGAATGGAAAATGCCGGGGCAATTTTTTACCACGAAGAATCGCCTACCGACAGAGGCATTGAAGCCCTGATGGCGCACGAAATAGCCCATCAATGGTTTGGCGATGCCGCCAGCGAAAAGAACTTTTTTAACCTGTGGCTGAGCGAGGGTTTCGCTACTTACATGACGCATTATTACCTGGAAAATAAGTACGGCATCGACACGCTAAAAAAACGCCTTGTCGCAGACCGGGCAAAAGTGCTGGCCTTTGAAAAAGACCGCTTGAAACCGGTTGTTGATACATCCGAAAGGAGAGACTTTATGGTTATGCTCAATGCCAATAGCTATGAAAAAGGCAGTTGGGTGCTGCACATGCTACGACGCAAACTGGGCGAAGAGGCTTTTTGGAAAGGCATCCGTGAGTATTATGCGGAATACAAGGGCGGTAACGCCAACACCATGGACTTTATGAAGGTAATGGAGAAGGCAAGCGGTAAAGACCTTGACGTATTCATTAAGCAATGGCTCTACACTGCCGGCCATCCGGATGTAGTGATAAAATGGCAATATCTAAGTAACATCCACACAATTAAGTTAACTGTAACGCAGCAACAACAACAGGTATATCATTTTCCGTTAGACATCAGCATCAATGGGCAAATGCACCGTGTTGATGTGAATAGCAGGGAAATAACAGCTAACTTTTCATCGGCAAAGCAACCAACCAAGATTGTACCCGATCCGAATATTAATCTGTTAGCAACTTTTGCCGTAAGTAAACAATAA